From the genome of Terriglobia bacterium:
ACAGCAGGCGGCAGCACTGCTATTGGCTGATATTCCGTAGGTCCATGAAATGTGAGTAGCGCGGCAGCCTGTGACTGCGAAGGCAAAGCATACGAAAGTTCGTGAAGTCGTCGCGCTGAATCCGCCCGGCCCCGCGCGGCAAGTGCAGTTTTATCAGTTGCTGCTTGGCGCGCGTAAGCGGTGGTTCATGGACGCGCTAACGGATGCGCTTGGCCAACTAGAGCAGACCGTAGTTAAGGAACAAATTGGAAAGTGCGTACCGCCGGGGGCGCAAAAGGCGCTTGCGGCGGCAGGACTGCGCGACGAATTCCTGTTTCCGGTTCCCGCCGTGCTTGAAGCGAAGCCGTCGCTTGTTGGCTACTATC
Proteins encoded in this window:
- a CDS encoding XcyI family restriction endonuclease — translated: MDALTDALGQLEQTVVKEQIGKCVPPGAQKALAAAGLRDEFLFPVPAVLEAKPSLVGYYRLLLGVPQKSFYGSAQESEKLVDLLDSRVAVWRYARRDERQ